One genomic region from Anguilla rostrata isolate EN2019 chromosome 2, ASM1855537v3, whole genome shotgun sequence encodes:
- the nfil3-3 gene encoding nuclear factor, interleukin 3 regulated, member 3 has translation MSRAVKVLEENAEEMTGQSDAVLQELVPSGVRELEAELSDGALSFTDETVSILTSSSLLARSLLGRSSGLKRKEGGGGGDGGSSPSSALRRKREFIPDEKKDDGYWDKRKKNNEAAKRSREKRRVNDMVLENRVMALLEENARLRAELLALKFRFGLVKDPSDPPAPAHPAAPCAAPPPTPRYYLPRADGAHPGSAAGPLPAPPAPGCLYGGRGVAREHAGSVSEDSGFSTPGGSSVGSPVFFDDRLSEHGKLSPRGGGEEPGYEPHPCPAGPDPAESMRSLPHKLRFKTPGGGDAGGGDGGESRRSPAQPGRDAARGHAPFVGAEGPCAWQQQQQQQYPRPEQHCYPQPAAYALPPQQGGADSQYHAENSVLKSQLSSLSEEVAQLKKLFSQQLLSKMS, from the coding sequence ATGAGCAGAGCTGTGAAGGTTCTGGAGGAGAACGCCGAAGAAATGACCGGCCAAAGTGACGCGGTGCTGCAGGAGCTGGTGCCGTCCGGCGTCAGGGAGCTGGAGGCGGAGTTGTCAGACGGAGCGCTGTCCTTCACGGACGAGACGGTGTCCATCCTGACGTCGAGCAGCCTGCTGGCGCGCTCGCTGCTGGGCCGCTCGTCAGGGCTCAAGCGCAaggagggcggcggcggcggcgacggcggcagCAGCCCCAGCAGCGCCCTGCGGCGCAAGCGCGAGTTCATCCCCGACGAGAAGAAGGACGACGGCTACTGGGACAAGCGCAAGAAGAACAACGAGGCGGCCAAGCGCTCGCGGGAGAAGCGGCGGGTCAACGACATGGTGCTGGAGAACCGCGTGATGGCGCTGCTGGAGGAGAACGCCCGGCTGCGCGCCGAGCTGCTGGCGCTCAAGTTCCGCTTCGGCCTGGTGAAGGACCCGTCCGACCCGCCCGCGCCGGCCCACCCCGCCGCGCCCtgcgccgccccgccccccacgccgCGCTACTATCTCCCCCGAGCCGACGGGGCCCACCCCGGCTCCGCCGCCggccccctgcccgccccccccgccccgggctGCCTGTACGGGGGCCGGGGCGTGGCCAGAGAGCACGCGGGCAGCGTGTCGGAGGACTCGGGCTTCTCCACGCCCGGCGGCTCCAGCGTGGGCAGCCCCGTGTTCTTCGACGACCGGCTGAGCGAGCACGGCAAGCTGTCGccccgcggcggcggcgaggagCCCGGGTACGAGCCGCACCCCTGCCCCGCCGGCCCGGACCCCGCCGAGAGCATGAGGAGCCTGCCCCACAAGCTGCGCTTCAAGACGCCGGGGGGCGGCGAcgccggcggcggcgacggGGGGGAGAGCCGGCGCAGCCCCGCCCAGCCGGGCCGGGACGCCGCCAGGGGCCACGCCCCGTTCGTGGGGGCCGAGGGCCCGTGCgcctggcagcagcagcagcagcagcagtacccGCGCCCCGAGCAGCACTGCTACCCCCAGCCCGCCGCGTACGCCCTGCCTccccagcagggcggcgctgaCTCGCAGTACCACGCGGAGAACAGCGTGCTCAAGTCTCAGCTCAGCTCCCTCAGCGAGGAGGTGGCCCAGCTCAAGAAGCTCTTCTCCCAGCAGCTGCTCTCCAAGATGAGCTGA